The sequence CCGGCACATAGAGTTTGTCGCCGGCCGAGTATTCGAGGTGCAGGAATTCGGTATCGCCTTCGCCCAGGTCCATGTGCACCAGGCCAAGGTAACGCCCCACGCCGTGCGATACATGCACCACCGGGTCGCCAATCTTCAGCTCCGACAGATCGCGCAGCCAACCCTCGACCGTCGCCTTGCGCCCGCCGTCGCGGCGGCGCTGGGTGCGCGCGGTGTTGGCGTAGAGCTCGGTCTCGGTGAGGATCGCCAGCTTGGCCTCGGGCAAGATAAAGCCACGCGCCAGCGGCCCGGCCGACAGGCACAGCGGTTCTTTACTGCTCAGAAAGGCGGCCAGGTCATCGCACTGGGTGTAGGGCAGGGCGTACTCGGCAAAGTACTCCGCCATCGTCTCGCGCCGGCCGGCCGATTCGGCCAGCACCAGCACTCGCCCGTCAAAACCATCCAGCCAGCGCTTGAGCGCCTGCAGCGGGTCATTCGCCTTGCGCTCGACCGCCACCGTCGGCACCGGCAGTGAGGCCACCTCGCCCTCGCGCGGCGCGCCGATCTGCAGGCGCGGGTGATCGGCCAGACGCGAGAAAAACGCCTCCTGGTCCAGAAACAGCGCCCGCGGCGCCATCACCGGCCGGCTGCGGTCGCCCTTGAGCAAGTCGTAGCGCGACTGCGTATCGCGCCAGAAGTCGGCAATCGCCGTCGGCACATCGCCATGCAGCAACACCCGGCACGCCGTCGGCAGGTAATCAAACAGCGTGGCCGTGTCGTCAAAAAACAGTGGCAGAAAATACTCCACCCCCGCCGAGGCAATGCCGTTCGATACATCCTTGTAAATGGACGCCCGGCTCGGGTCGCCCTCAAAGGTCTCGCGGAAGCTGCTGCGAAAGCGCGTGCGGCCCGCCTCGTCGAGCGGGAACTCCCGCGCCGGCAGCAGGCGGATCTGATCCACCGGGTACACGGTGCGCTGCGTGTCGGGGTCAAAAGTGCGGATGGTGTCGACATCGTCGTCAAACAGATCAATGCGGTAAGGCAGCGTCGAACCCATCGGAAACAGATCGATGATGCCGCCGCGCACGCTGTACTCCCCCGGGCTCACCACCTGCGTCACATGCGCATAGCCCGCCAGCGTCATCTGCTCGCGGAAGGCATCGCCATCCATGCGCTCGCCGCGCTTCACAAAAAAGGTATGCGCCGCCAGAAAACTCGGCGGCGCCAGCCGGTACAGCGCCGTCGAGGCCGGCACCAGCACCACGTCCGCCTCGCCGCGGGTGATCGTATACAGCGTTGCCAGCCGCTCGGAGACCAGATCCTGATGCGGTGACAGCGCGTCGTAAGGCAGCGTCTCCCAGTCCGGCAGCACGCACACCCGCAGCTCCGGCGCAAACCACAGCATTTCGTCGCGCAGGCGCTGCGCATCGATCGGGTTGGCCACCACCACGACCTGCATCGTGCCACTGCCCAGCGCACAGATCGCCAACGCGTCGGACGAACCGGCCAGCGCCGGCAGATCGACCCGCTGGCCGGGTTTGGCGGCGGGCAGGGCGGCGAGGGAGGGCAACAACGGGTGCGGGGCGGGCATGCGGATGACGGTGAAAGGGGCTGGGGCGTTGATTATACGGGAGGGGGCACGCTGCGCTCGTCATGGAGGCTGGCCGCGCCAGCTTGATGGTGGCGGCGGCCGAACCTCGGGTCTTGCGTGTGTCTGTCGCGCTCTTTATGCCTGTCTGGCGTCATGCCATCGTGGCGGCTTTGACCGCCCCTGTGGTGGGCAAGGCTGGTGCGCCGAACCGGGTGGGGTGCGGCGGACGGTGCCGGGTGTTCAGGTGCGTAGCGGCGGTGGCGTGTCGCCGCGTGCCACGAAGTACAGCGCGAGCCCGTTGTTGCAGTAGCGCTTGCCCGTGGGTTGGGGGCCATCGTCAAACACATGGCCCTGGTGGCCGCCGCAGCGTGCGCAGTGGTACTCGGTACGCGGCAGGATCAGCTTGAAGTCGCGCTGGGTGCCGATCGCGCCGGCCAGCGGTTGCCAGAAACTCGGCCAGCCGGTGCCGCTGTCGTATTTTGTCGCGCTGTCGAACAGGGGCTGGTAGCACGCTGCGCAGAGATAGGTGCCGTCGCGCTTCTCGTGGTTCAGCGGGCTGCTGCCGGGGGGCTCGGTGTCTTCCTCGAAGAGGACCGCGTATGCGGGGCCGGGCAGTAGTCTGGCCCATTCGGCCTTCGATTTCACCAGCCTGTGGCGATCAGCGCCGGCTGCCGCGGCGATGCGATGCCCGCCGAGCGAGAACAGGGATGCCGCCAGCAGGGTCCGGAGCGATTGACGTCGGTTCATGTCTGATCTCCTGTGGATGGTGTGACGGCGCGCGCACGCTGCATTCTGGACGGCGGATGGACCGCCGTGGCGGCGCTTCACCGCCTGCCTGCAAGGTTCGACAACGCCCGCTGCGACAAGATTCGCCCGGCGCCCGCCTGCCGTCCTGTGCCCCCTGGGGGACGGTTGATTCGCCGTTCGACGGCCGCCGCTTGCTGCATGACAATGTCGGGCATAAATTGGAATCTCCCAATTAAAGGGAGAAGGCATGAAACGACTCTTCACCGCGTTGCTCACCGCACTCTTCGCCTTCGGCAGCCTATCGGCGGTCGCTTGCACAGGAGACAAGGCCAAGGACGACACCGGCGGAATGAGCACGCCATCGCAGTCGAAGAAGTAGGCTCCGCCGGAGCCGAAACGACAGGGGCCGGCCATGCCGGCCCTTTTCATTGTTTGGGTCAAACACGGGCTTAGTCGTTGACCCGCCTGAGCGTATCGGCGGCCTGTGCCTGAAACGGCCCGCCCAGACTGACGGCCGTTTTTGCCGCGCTGCGCGCCTCGTCGCGGCGCCCCAGCTCCAGCAGCACCATGGCCAGGTTGTTGTAAGCCGCGGCATCGTCGTGGCGCTGTGCGGCGTTGCGGAACGCCTCGGCAGCGCCGGGTTTGTCGCCCTGCGCGTAGAGGGTGTTGCCCAGCCCCATGGCGAGCGTGAGGTTGTCGGGCCAGCGTGCCAGCGCGGCCCGATAGGCGCGCGTGGCGGCGTCTGGCGGCGCATTGTGTTCGAACGCGACGAGCGCACGCGTCGCCTCGGCTTCGGTGGCCGTGGCGGGCAGCATGCCGGGCGGGGTGACGACGAAGGCCCAGCGCCCGCCGCGGTCCCAGGTGTGTTCGAAGGTGGAGAAGGCCAGTTCCTGGCGTTCCATCGGGCCCGAGCGCAGCACGAAGTGCGCGGCGTCGAGGTCGTAGCCGATGACCACCGCGTAATGCCAGGACGGGGCCCAGGACAGGCCGAGATTCTGCAGTACCACCACCGGGTTGCCATGGTGCGTTTCGCGCATCAGGGCGTCGAGTGTGCCGGGGATGCGCGTGGCCACCGCGCCCCGCCCGCGCGCGCCGGCGAGCATTTCGATCTGCAGCGAGCCTTGCCGCCCCGGCAGGAATACCCGGTCGGCCAGGGACTCGGGGCGCGTGGGCAGGCCGATGGCCGACAGGGCGGTGGCCAGTGCCGCGGGCCCACATTGGTAGTCTTCCTGCGGGAAGAACGGGGTGGCGGTCAGTTCGACCTGTGGCGGCAGGCCGGCCGGCGGCGCGCTGAGCAGACGCGGTGTCTGCACGGCGCAGCCGGCCAGTGCCGCGAGCAGGGCGAGCATGCACCCGGCCGCGCGGGCCTGGCGCATCCGTGTGGCTGGCGACAGCGCGATCCCCTTAGCGCACCGAGCGCGTGAAGGGGAAGACCTTGGTGAAGCCGAGGATGTCGGTGACCAGCAGGACGAAGAACACCAGCAGGATGGCACCGATGATGCCGCCTGCCGGGGCGCTGTCGATCTGCTCGGCCAGCGCGGCCGCCTCGGCGTCGGTCAGCGCGGCAATCCGCTCCTTGGCCACCTCGGCGGTGAGGCCGTGGCGTTCCAGCTCGGCCTGGACGTCGGCGCGGGTGAGCATGTCGTTGAGCCGCTGGTGCGCCGATCCGTCGGCGGCGGCGACGCGCGCGACCTGTTCGGTGCTGACCAGTGCAGCCTGCGCGGTCTGGATCATGACACCGTTGGTGAAGCAGACAGCGAGTAATACGCTGAAAAGTCGCTTGAACCTGTTCATGGTGTTCTCCTTGCTCAGTGCATGGATGAGAGCGCCCAACCGTTCCGACGGCGCGCGTGGCCGTGGCAATCTTCAGTATAGGTAGAGAAAATGCGATTGGCCGGGCGTCATCCAGCGCGCGCCGCCGGCGCACCGTCAGACCTGGACCGCGCACGCTGCAGCGCGACGACCAGCGCCAGCACCAGCAGCGTCGGGATGAAGATCCATTCCTTGACCGGGCGTTCGGCGGGCAGCTCGACGTGGGTGACGGTGAAGCCCTGTTCGATGCCCAGCTTGGCGGCGCGGCTGCCGAAGTCGACCACCATCACCTGGACGCTGTCGCCGAGCGCCATCACCGTCAGGCCGGATTGTTTCAGGCGTGTGCGGGCGTTCGGCGTGGTGTCGCCGAGCGGCAGCAGCACGCCCTTGGAGACTTCGTCGCCTTCGAGCGTGATGCCTTCGATCCACACGCGCAGGTTGCCGTTGGCGGGCGCGGCCTCGACCAGTTCATTGAGGCGCGACGCCGGCACCGAGTTATAGGGCGGGTAGATCGTGTCCATCCAGAAGCCGGGCCGGAACAGGCTGAAGGTCACGAGCAGCAGCAGCGCGGTCTCGTGCAGGCGGCTGCGGGTGAGGAACCAGCCCTGGGTGGCGGCGGCGAAGACCAGGTTGGCGAGCACCGCGCTGGCCACGGTGAGGACGAAGGCCCACACGCTGTCGATGCCGATCATCAGCAACTGGGTGTTGAAGATGAACATGAAGGGCAGGATCGCGGTGCGGATCGAGTAGATGAAGGCCTGCACGCCGGTGGCGATGGGGTCGCAGCGCGCGATGCCGGCAGCGGCATACGAGGCGAGGCCGACCGGTGGCGTGACGTCGGCCATCAGGCCGAAATAGAAGACGAACAGATGCACCGCGATCAGCGGCACGAGCAGGCCGCTCTGCGCGCCGAGTTCGACCACCACCGGCGCCATCAGCGTCGACACCACGATGTAGTTGGCCGTGGTCGGCAGGCCCATGCCGAGGATCAGGCAGATCACCGCGACCATGAACAGCATGGCCATCAGATTGCCGCCCGACACCGCCTCGACAAACTCGGTCAGCACCAGGCCGATGCCGGTGAGCGTCACGGTGCCGACAATGATGCCGGCCGCCGCGGTGGCGATACCGATGCCGATCATGTTGCGCGCGCCGATCGACAGGCCGTCGTAAAGATCGCGAAAGCCCTGGTGCAGCTCGGCCAGGGTGTCGCCCTTACCGCGCATCAGGGCGAGGAGGGGCCGCTGGGTGACGAGGATGAAGATCATGAAGCTGGTCGCCCAGAAGGCCGACAGGCCGGGCGAGAGCTCCTCGACCATCAGGTTCCAGATCAATGACACGACCGGCAGCAGGAAGTGCAGGCCGGACTTGAGCGTCGGGCCGACCTCGGGCAGTTCGGTGATCTCGTCGTTCGGGTCCTCGATGCGCAGTTCGGGCTGCTGCGCCGAAAACCACAGCAGCACCAGATAAGCCACGAACATCAGCACGGCGACGATGATGAACGAGGCGTCGCCGGTGAGCGCCTTGATCCAGCCCATGCCCCAGTAGACGATGCCGGCGAGGAGGATCACGCCGCTGATCGTCATCAGGGTGCGCATCAACCGCATCTGCCAGCTGTGCGGGCTGGGGCGGCGAGGCAGACCGCGGATGTCGGCCTTCATGGCTTCGAGATGCACCAGATAGAACAGCGCAATGTACGAAATCAGCGCCGGCAGGATGGCGTGCTTAAGCACCTGCACATACGGAATGCCGACATACTCGACCATCAGAAAGGCGGCCGCGCCCATCACCGGCGGCATGATCTGCCCGTCCACCGAGGCGGCCACCTCGACCGCAGCGGCCTTTTTCGGCGCGTAGCCGACGCGCTTCATCAGCGGAATGGTGAAGGTGCCGGTGGTCACCACATTGGCAATCGACGAGCCGGAAATCATGCCGGTCGAGGCCGAGGCGACCACCGCCGCCTTGGCCGGCCCGCCGCGGAAGTGGCCGAGCATCGACATCGCCGACATGATGAAGTAGTTGCCCGCGCCGGCCGTCTCGAGCAGCGCGCCAAACAGCACGAAGAGGAAGATGAAGCTGGTCGACACGCCCAGCGCCACGCCGAACACCCCTTCGGTCGACAGCCACAGGTGGTTCATGCCCTTGCCGAGCGAGGCGCCGCGGTGGGCGATCACGTCCGGCATGTAGGCGCCGAGGAAGATGTACGAGATGAAGACCAGCGCCAGGATCACCATCGGCAGGCCGAGCGCGCGGCGCGCCGCTTCGAGCAGCAGCGTCAGGCCGACCACGGCGGTCACCAGATCGAAGGTGGTGGGCAGGCCGGGGCGCTGGGACAGCGCTTCGTAGAAGAGAAATAGATAGGCGGCAGCAAAGGCGCCGATGAGCGCCAGCGCCCAGTCCAGCACCGGCACATGGGCGCGCGGCGAGCGTTTGAAGGCCGGGTAGGCCATGAAGCCGAGGAAGACGGCAAACGCCAGGTGGATGGCGCGTGCCTGGGTGTCGTTGAGGATGCCGACTTCAAACACGAAGGGCAGCGGCGAGGCGAACCATAGCTGGAACAGCGACCACGCGATCCCCGTGGCGGCAATGATCGCGGCGGTCACGCCGCTCGGTTTGCGCCCGCCGGTGTCTGCCTCGGCAACGATCTGCTTCAGCTCTGCCTCGCTCAGGTCATGGTGTCGCACGTGTGCCTTGGCCATGCGCCCGGTCTCCTGGTGTCGGCCAGCGCAGCTGCGTTCGCCCTCGAAGGCCGCCGCGCTGGCGATGTGCCGCGGAGTGCAGGAATGCATCCCGCCATTTGCTTAGCGTCTGAAACTGTGACGGTATGCCCGCGCTGGAGGTTCCTCCGCGCGGCCAGCTTAACGCCAGCTGATTAAGTCATTGCTGATATTCTCTGGTGCGTGACCTATCCTGAAGGAGCAGTTCCGCCAACAGGAGATGGAGACACCGCGATGACAAAAAAAGACATCGTAGCGCGCGGCATCCACGCGCTTTACGCGCAGGATCCGCAGCGGGCCGACTGGCTGCTCTGGGGCCGCAGGGTTGACCCGGTCAGCCGGCGCGGCTTTCTGAAGAAATCTGGGTTGCTGGCCATGACCGCCGCGGTGGGCGCCCACATTCCGTTCTGGGAGAACATGCCCGGCGGGCTGATTCCGGCGGCGCTGGCCGCCTCGCCCGAGCCCTTCGTGATCCCCGGGCGGGAGGGGCTGCGGGTGCTCAACGACCGGCCCATCAACGCCGAGACACCAGCGCACCTGCTCGATGACAAGATCACCCCGGCCAGCCGCATGTTCGTGCGCAACAACGGCATCCCGCCGGTGGAAGCCACGGTCGATCCGGCCACCTGGACGCTGGAGGTGGCCGGCGAGTCGTGCCAGAATCCGATGCAATTCACCATCGCCGAGCTCAAGGCGCGCTTTGCGCACCATACCTACCAGTTGCAGATCGAGTGCGGCGGCAACGGCCGTGCCGAGTTCAACCCGCCAGCGACCGGCAACCAGTGGTCGACCGGTGCCGTGGCCTGTCCGACCTTCACCGGCGTGCGCCTGCGCGATGTGCTCGAAGCCTGTGGCATCAAGGAAGACGCGGTGTATGTCGGCTACTACGGAGCCGATACCCACCTGAGCGGCGACCCCACCAAGGTGGTGATCTCGCGCGGCGTGC comes from Denitromonas sp. and encodes:
- the msrB gene encoding peptide-methionine (R)-S-oxide reductase MsrB; this translates as MNRRQSLRTLLAASLFSLGGHRIAAAAGADRHRLVKSKAEWARLLPGPAYAVLFEEDTEPPGSSPLNHEKRDGTYLCAACYQPLFDSATKYDSGTGWPSFWQPLAGAIGTQRDFKLILPRTEYHCARCGGHQGHVFDDGPQPTGKRYCNNGLALYFVARGDTPPPLRT
- a CDS encoding PA2778 family cysteine peptidase, with the translated sequence MLALLAALAGCAVQTPRLLSAPPAGLPPQVELTATPFFPQEDYQCGPAALATALSAIGLPTRPESLADRVFLPGRQGSLQIEMLAGARGRGAVATRIPGTLDALMRETHHGNPVVVLQNLGLSWAPSWHYAVVIGYDLDAAHFVLRSGPMERQELAFSTFEHTWDRGGRWAFVVTPPGMLPATATEAEATRALVAFEHNAPPDAATRAYRAALARWPDNLTLAMGLGNTLYAQGDKPGAAEAFRNAAQRHDDAAAYNNLAMVLLELGRRDEARSAAKTAVSLGGPFQAQAADTLRRVND
- a CDS encoding PA2779 family protein, which translates into the protein MNRFKRLFSVLLAVCFTNGVMIQTAQAALVSTEQVARVAAADGSAHQRLNDMLTRADVQAELERHGLTAEVAKERIAALTDAEAAALAEQIDSAPAGGIIGAILLVFFVLLVTDILGFTKVFPFTRSVR
- a CDS encoding TRAP transporter permease, encoding MAKAHVRHHDLSEAELKQIVAEADTGGRKPSGVTAAIIAATGIAWSLFQLWFASPLPFVFEVGILNDTQARAIHLAFAVFLGFMAYPAFKRSPRAHVPVLDWALALIGAFAAAYLFLFYEALSQRPGLPTTFDLVTAVVGLTLLLEAARRALGLPMVILALVFISYIFLGAYMPDVIAHRGASLGKGMNHLWLSTEGVFGVALGVSTSFIFLFVLFGALLETAGAGNYFIMSAMSMLGHFRGGPAKAAVVASASTGMISGSSIANVVTTGTFTIPLMKRVGYAPKKAAAVEVAASVDGQIMPPVMGAAAFLMVEYVGIPYVQVLKHAILPALISYIALFYLVHLEAMKADIRGLPRRPSPHSWQMRLMRTLMTISGVILLAGIVYWGMGWIKALTGDASFIIVAVLMFVAYLVLLWFSAQQPELRIEDPNDEITELPEVGPTLKSGLHFLLPVVSLIWNLMVEELSPGLSAFWATSFMIFILVTQRPLLALMRGKGDTLAELHQGFRDLYDGLSIGARNMIGIGIATAAAGIIVGTVTLTGIGLVLTEFVEAVSGGNLMAMLFMVAVICLILGMGLPTTANYIVVSTLMAPVVVELGAQSGLLVPLIAVHLFVFYFGLMADVTPPVGLASYAAAGIARCDPIATGVQAFIYSIRTAILPFMFIFNTQLLMIGIDSVWAFVLTVASAVLANLVFAAATQGWFLTRSRLHETALLLLVTFSLFRPGFWMDTIYPPYNSVPASRLNELVEAAPANGNLRVWIEGITLEGDEVSKGVLLPLGDTTPNARTRLKQSGLTVMALGDSVQVMVVDFGSRAAKLGIEQGFTVTHVELPAERPVKEWIFIPTLLVLALVVALQRARSRSDGAPAARAG
- a CDS encoding sulfite oxidase, translated to MTKKDIVARGIHALYAQDPQRADWLLWGRRVDPVSRRGFLKKSGLLAMTAAVGAHIPFWENMPGGLIPAALAASPEPFVIPGREGLRVLNDRPINAETPAHLLDDKITPASRMFVRNNGIPPVEATVDPATWTLEVAGESCQNPMQFTIAELKARFAHHTYQLQIECGGNGRAEFNPPATGNQWSTGAVACPTFTGVRLRDVLEACGIKEDAVYVGYYGADTHLSGDPTKVVISRGVPMAKALRDETLIAWAMNGEDIPALNGHPLRLVAGGWPGSVSGKWLKKIVIRNKEHDGAKMTGHSYRVPCAPVAPGTEVPKEDMCVIESMPVKSLITFPQSGITHPQADAFSVRGHAWAGDLTVEAVFVSIDFGATWQQAALTRPANPIAWQHWYAELRFPMKGYFEVWARAVDSQGRSQPMVLPAWNPRGYLNNACHRIAVKAV